The genomic segment TCGGTAACCACCGGAACCGGGGTAACAGTAATTGTTGCTGCATTAGCATAGGTATTTGTACAGCTTCCGGCAACCACTACCGCCCTGTACATGGTGGTTACCGCAAGGTTGCTGTAGGTTTGTGTTGTACCTGTATTGGCTATGGATTGCCAGCTTACCCCATTGTCAACAGAACTTTCCCACCTGGACACAGTGCTGCCTGCACTTTGGCCCGATAAAGTAAGCGTCCGCACTGTTGCGTCGCCCGCACACACGGTGGTGCTTGAATTTACTGCTCCCGTTGAGGATACGGTAACGGTATGTACAGCCGTTTTGGGACCGCTGCAACCGGCAGCACTTGCAGTGATGGTGGCTGTTCCAGAAAAAAGAGACGACCAGGTTACCTCACCGGTGGCTGAATTGATTACACCAGCACTTGAATTGCTTAAGGTATAGGTTATACCTGTAGTATTTGCAGCGGTAGCTGCATAAGTGATCACTTCCGATCCCTGGCATCGTGAAGATGCCGTACCGGCCGCAAACACAGGTGTACCCACTACGCCCTGCACGGTAATGGTACCGGTAGTAGTAGAATTTGGTGTGCCGCCAACTGTGGTAACGGTATAGGTCTGGGTACCGGCAGTAGCTGCTGTAGGCGTACCGGAAATGGTAAGTTTTTTGGTAGCCGAACTATAACTTGCCGTTACCCCTGCAGGTAAGCCGGTTACCGTTGCCCCTGTTGCCGTGCCTCCAATAGAATAAACAATATTGGTAATGGCATTATTGATACACACCGTTTGCGCATCAGTACCGGAAACATCTACCCCGATAGAAGCAGCAGGGGTTAAAGTCACTGAACTTACATCGTTACTGGTTACATTATCTGTTTGTGTTCCACTTATAGCAGCAGTATTTACATAAGATCCGGTACTCTTCACAATTGCTTTTATAACCAAGCTTACCTCCGCATTACTGCCTAAAGATCCTATAGACCACAAACCTGTTGCAGCATTGTATGAAGTACCCCCAGAGGCCGTTGCAGAAACAAAAGTAAAACCATTGGGCAGCAAATCTGTTGCAGAAACCCCAATGGCATTTCCGATACCAAGATTTTTTGCGGTTAAAGTGAAAGTTACCGTAGCACCCACAGAAGGAGTAAGGTTGTCTACCGTTTTAACAATAGAACGGTCAATATTACAAAGCGCAACCGTAGCAGGGAGTGACTGGGCACTGATGCCGCAATCCAGCTGTGAGGTTACACTATAGCTGCCAGAGGCAGTGGCCACAAGCGTACTTCCTGTTGCACCGGCTATTGCCGCACCATCCAGGTACCATTGATACGGCCCGCTGCTGCCCGCGTCAACGCTTAAAGTTGCCGATGCACAATCTGTCTGGTTTACTGTTGGCTGCAATGCTTTTTCAGGAAAAGGGGATATATAATTAGCCATTGAAAACCCGGCACCAGATTCTATAGCTGCAATGGTAAGCCTTGATGCGCTGGTTAATGTAAATACCGACGGCGCACCGATTAGTACATTAGTAAAATCAATTTCATAAATGCCCGAGCTGCCCAATTGCCGCCTTGCGCCAATACCAGGTATAGTTTCAATGTCTGTGCCGGTGTAATTAATGGTGGCGCTCCCTTTTGTAGTGAGGTATACCTTATCTGTCAGACTTCTGGTAAGGATAAAGCCAAAATAAGGGAGATCTGGTGGTGTGCCCGAACCAACTGCATAACCACGGAATTTATAACTTTCTGCCCTTAATGAGCCCCCGCAACTGGCAATTGGGGCAATGGTGGCTACGTCTACCTCACAACCGTCGGCTGAGCCGGAATAAACCACCACATTTTTGGTGGCCACAATACGGGTAGATGTATACCTGGTAGTACCCACTCCGTTAGGTATCTGTGTAAAACTGCCGCCCGCTACAAGGTTTACAGTACTGGTACTTGCTACAGTTCCGTTTAAATTGAAATTGGTAATGGTTAAGGTGGTATTAGCTTCGGTTGCAATAATTACCGATTGTTCTGCTGTAGTGTTTCCATTACCCCTTATCACCACATATTCAGCCCCTAAGGAAGATATAGGCGGAACCGGGTTGCTCGTACCATCTGCGCAGGCTACCGGGGCATCAAAGCTGGCCCCTGTATTCATTACTGCAGGCCCCGAAGATTCTACCAGCGTACCAATATTGGCCCTGAACAGGTAACTCTGGCCGGCATTCAAGGTTGTAGTTGCTACCCCTCCAATTTTTATGGTGGTATTGTTTCCAATGGCCATAATAGAATAGGTAGGCCTTTCACCTGTTCCGGAGTTCAAGCTCCCATCCCTGTAATATCCTACCCTGAATGTACTTCCGATAGCTGCATCTCCAAAGCTGAATAACGAAGCATTTCCTTTAATATTGGTATCTGTACCTTCGGTGCCCAAAGCATCAGATGCCACGTTTCTCACGTTCACAGATATGGGCCGTGTACCAGTCACAATCATACCTGCAGCATTCAAAACGGTATTCAAAGCATTAATGGCAAGGGTACTGGGCAATGCTGTAAAGCGGTAAACCGCTGGTGTACCAGCCACGGCACTTAGCGTGGCCATTAAGGTACCATCGCTTTTTTGAATGGTAACCGTAACTGCCGAAGTACTGTTGGTGGCCACCACTACCTCATTCGCCTTGCTCCAGTATTGCCATGGGGCCGGTGCAATGTAATGTTTGGTATAAGTTTGCGCATTTAAAGCCATTGCAGACAGCAAAAGTAAAAGAGCGGCTAGAAGAAATTTTATACGAAAAGAATTTATGACATAGTAGAATACAGTCATAGACAGCGAGATTTAGGTAGATGATTATTTTATAGGTAAAATGAAATTAACTATAATTATTTAACAATCAAAAATCTAACGACTGTTTTTTTTGTTCATTTACTATTGAAGGCACCCTTTAAAAAAGTAATATTGTCTACTTTTGAAATAACCATGATACGTATACCATTTCAGGAACTTAAAAAAGAATTTGAGAGGGTTCTTTTGAAACTGTATTTTTCTGCAGCAACAGCAGAAACTTGTGCCGATATATTCGCGTCAAATAGCAGGGACGGTGTGTATTCACACGGTTTGAACAGGTTTCCGGTTTTTGTTAAGCTGGTTAAAAAGGGTCTGGTATTGCCGGATGCCGTTCCTACCTTGCTGGAAAAATTTGCTGCTATTGAACGTTGGGACGGAAATGCAGGCCCTGGTATGGCAAACGCTAAACATTGTATGGGCCGCGCCATTGAATTGGCCAGGGCAAATGGTATTGGCTGTGTAGCCCTTAAAAATACAAATCACTGGATGCGGGGCGGAACCTATGGCTGGCAGGCTGCAGAAGCAGGCTGCATTGGCATCTGCTTTACCAATGCCACAGTAAGTATGCCTGCCTGGGCTGGTAAAGAGCCTGTTTTAGGTAACAACCCCCTGGTTATTGCCATCCCCAGAGAAAACGGTCATGTGGTACTCGATATGGCGATGTCGCAGTTTTCCTATGGCAAAATGCAGGAATATGAATTAAAAAAAGAGCTGCTCCCCTTTCCGGGCGGTTACAATGAACAGGGTGAACTGAGTAAAGACCCCGCCGCCATCAGAAAGACCCGGGCGGGCCTGCCCATTGGTTTCTGGAAAGGCTCCGGGCTGGCGCTTGTACTGGACCTGCTTGCAGTGGCCCTTAGCGGCGGTAATTCTACGGCTAAAATAAGTGCACAGTCAGATGAATCAAATGTATCCCAATGTTTCATTTGTATTCAGCAGCCAGACCTGCATGCGGCTTTAATAGAGGAAGTCCTTACGTATACCAGAAATAGTACGCCGGTTAATCCTGAAGTCCAGATAACCTATCCTGGTGAGCGCACCTTAAAAACCCGTGTTGAAAATGAAAATTTGGGAATACCTGTTGTGGCAAAGATCTGGGAAGAGGTTAAGGCGATGTAATGCTGCTTATCCGTAATAGCACAAATACGCTACATCGGTATCACAAATGATATCAAATGAAGCTCCCGACGTTACTTCAAACTTATCCTGGGGCAGGTACTGCTGGTAGCCTTTATCGTCTAGTTTTACATTCATCGTGCCGGATATAACTACCATTACTTCAGGACCAGAGGTCGAAAAAGTGTAATTTCCTTTTTTCATTACCCCCAGTGTGGCTTTGCCCTGTTCGGTTTCCAAGCCAAGGCTTTGAACTTTACCTTCAAAATATACGTTATGTGGTATCTGCTGATCTGCACTCATGATTTTAGTCTGATGTTTTTTCAGCGCGCAAAGTACTAAAATATTTTCATGACCTGCGCAGAATTGCTATAGCTGTATACAGGTCAAAATTAAACTTATGGTATAGCGTACCGTACATCTGATCATCGCAACCCAGAAAGTAAACCAGGTCTTTACCATACACCATCCCGATACATTTGCCACGATCTGCAAGGGGCAAAAATTCCAGGTTTTGTTTCTGTAATATTTCCAATGCCTCTAAGACCAGTTGTTTTGGATTTAAACATTCTTGCCCGTTGAAAGCTTCGGCATACGGTTCGTTTTCTGCCAGGAAAGACAGGATCTTTATGTTGTCGGGCCGGGCCGGAGCGAATGTTTCAGGCTTATGGTCTGGAAGAATAAGCTCATCTGCATTGGCATAATCCATTAGTGTAGCCAGTGTATATTTAGAAAAAGAGTGCTGTTTTTTTGCAAATCCAAACACTCTTTTTAATGTGGTTACACTGATATGCCTGTTTAAGGATTGATTGATTCCATTTGCAATCTGCTCGCAATCGCGGGAGGTAATGTGATCAAGTCCCGTTTTTAAAAGCACCCGTTTTCTTAATTCATCATGTATCATCCCTTTTCAAATTTGTTACTTACTCAGGTTTAGCCTCAAATTCAGTTCAAAACTGCCGTTCGTATAGCCACTCAAAGCCGATGTTTGGGTGGTATAGGTTCCGCTGATCAGGTATTTTTTTCTGAAATCCATACCCAAACCAAAGGTTGCATTTTCAGTACTATGGTACATGGCCAGTAAAAACACCTGTTTACCCGCAATACTGAACTGCGAGCCGGCATCCCAGATGTTGTCAAATCCCTTTACTCCCCTGTAGGCAACTTTAGGCTCCATGTCTATGCCTTCCGGCCCTTCGCTGAGCTGGATCTTATAGCTTACCGCAGTATAAAAGGTAGCCACATCGGCCAGTTTGATCACATCCTTTTTCAGCACGCTTTTAAGATTGGGCACTGAAGCCTGAATATTCAGCTTATCCGAAGTGTAGGCAACACCAAAATCACCGTCCAGGTAAGTTTTGCGGTCGTTGTACTGCCCTACCATAGGGTCGTTCGGGTTCCCATAAATGTCCGCATTTTCCAGCCTTTGGCTCATGAAACCAAGGGAAACACCAAAGTGCAGTCTATGGTTGCTTTCGCTTAATTTAAGGTGATAGGCATAACTGCCCACTACCCGGGTTTGCCGCTGCAAACCTGCACTTTCGTTATTTACAGAAAGTCCTATCCCCACTTTGTTGAAGCCATAATCTGCTGTCAGGTTTTGGGTCAGGGGTGAGCCAGGTACATTGCTCCATAACTTACGGTAGGCACCGTTCAGTTTCAAGCCCTCACCTGCTCCTGCAAATGCAGGATTGATGAGGTACTGGTTGGTGTAATACTGTGCCGATAGCGGGTTTAACTGGGCTTTTGATGTTGTGGTACCAATGGCCATGATAGCCATTAGTACCAGTGTTTTACAAGTTCTTTTCATGATATTACCAATACATTCCCAGAATATTCCAACTCGTGCCATCGCTTATTAATTGTATCCAGCTGATGTTTGATAAAGTTGTTGCAGAAACGTCCGTTGTTCCTGAAGGTGTAGTATAAAACCCGAAAAGCAGATCAGACCCATTTGTCAATACATTAATCGATTGTGGTGTGCTGGTTGAAGTGGAGCTGATGTAAATCATTTTACCTTCTCCGGCTGAAGCGGCACTTGGCAAGGTAAATGTAACCGGCGAGTTACTCCGGTTTTTCACAATAAGGTTCTTTGTTACATCAGCTGCAGTAATGGTATAATCGGCTGTTTTTGACATAAA from the Pedobacter africanus genome contains:
- a CDS encoding beta strand repeat-containing protein, with translation MALNAQTYTKHYIAPAPWQYWSKANEVVVATNSTSAVTVTIQKSDGTLMATLSAVAGTPAVYRFTALPSTLAINALNTVLNAAGMIVTGTRPISVNVRNVASDALGTEGTDTNIKGNASLFSFGDAAIGSTFRVGYYRDGSLNSGTGERPTYSIMAIGNNTTIKIGGVATTTLNAGQSYLFRANIGTLVESSGPAVMNTGASFDAPVACADGTSNPVPPISSLGAEYVVIRGNGNTTAEQSVIIATEANTTLTITNFNLNGTVASTSTVNLVAGGSFTQIPNGVGTTRYTSTRIVATKNVVVYSGSADGCEVDVATIAPIASCGGSLRAESYKFRGYAVGSGTPPDLPYFGFILTRSLTDKVYLTTKGSATINYTGTDIETIPGIGARRQLGSSGIYEIDFTNVLIGAPSVFTLTSASRLTIAAIESGAGFSMANYISPFPEKALQPTVNQTDCASATLSVDAGSSGPYQWYLDGAAIAGATGSTLVATASGSYSVTSQLDCGISAQSLPATVALCNIDRSIVKTVDNLTPSVGATVTFTLTAKNLGIGNAIGVSATDLLPNGFTFVSATASGGTSYNAATGLWSIGSLGSNAEVSLVIKAIVKSTGSYVNTAAISGTQTDNVTSNDVSSVTLTPAASIGVDVSGTDAQTVCINNAITNIVYSIGGTATGATVTGLPAGVTASYSSATKKLTISGTPTAATAGTQTYTVTTVGGTPNSTTTGTITVQGVVGTPVFAAGTASSRCQGSEVITYAATAANTTGITYTLSNSSAGVINSATGEVTWSSLFSGTATITASAAGCSGPKTAVHTVTVSSTGAVNSSTTVCAGDATVRTLTLSGQSAGSTVSRWESSVDNGVSWQSIANTGTTQTYSNLAVTTMYRAVVVAGSCTNTYANAATITVTPVPVVTDQETSLCGGGGTFTVAPAGVPSGTTYTWAAPVKSPSTITGGTAASNQSSISQALSISGSSAGTVTYTVTPTYSGCTGTSFKVTVTLVPTITATASNPAAICSGSVFSVSPTASVSGIQYTWTAAQLSGAAVSGFSSQTTPVAAPISQRLTNTGSGAGVVRYTVTPILNGCSGTSFNIDVTVQSVLTPGSIGADQTVCANTAAATLNSVSAGTGSGTISYRWESSQDGTTWNTIAQATGASYSPGTLTATTQFRRTALNESGCSSAPSNIVTITVTQPPTPANAGPDQTQYNSGVFTLQGNAPSIGTGTWTVKAGTGTASIANPGSPGTTVTIAPNTSVTLVWSIANGICNASADEVVLTYNAVADLQISKNVNSNSPKVGDIVTFTVTALNNGPSTATAVKVTDVLRAGYAFVAATPSAGTFNPATGEWTIGTLGLNAAQSLELKAEVTANKTAADYQNTAVIAGAENDPVAANNTVTLTTVVPQRVLDMGLVKTAGTAAAGQPLTYTLTVTNNGPSNLNPADVITLTDALPAGFTSAVYTAGSGTYTSANGNWTGLTLAAGQSAALSISGTLAATATGSISNTASLTGPTGTADPVSANNTATVVSAISRIMDFAVVKTAGTAVAGQPLTYTISLTNNGPATLQAADNITVTDALPNGFENPVYTASSGNFSSTTGNWTGLTLASGQSVSLSISGTVAATASGSLSNTAVVNGPADTSDPVNTNNSSTVVSTIGRVMDLGLSKTASAAVAGQPLVYTITVTNNGSSSLLPTDNITITDALPAGFTGAVYAATKGSFTSSNGNWTGLNLGTGQSASLTITGTLSATATGSISNTASVTGPAGSADPNTANNSSTVTTPVSR
- the yiaK gene encoding 3-dehydro-L-gulonate 2-dehydrogenase encodes the protein MIRIPFQELKKEFERVLLKLYFSAATAETCADIFASNSRDGVYSHGLNRFPVFVKLVKKGLVLPDAVPTLLEKFAAIERWDGNAGPGMANAKHCMGRAIELARANGIGCVALKNTNHWMRGGTYGWQAAEAGCIGICFTNATVSMPAWAGKEPVLGNNPLVIAIPRENGHVVLDMAMSQFSYGKMQEYELKKELLPFPGGYNEQGELSKDPAAIRKTRAGLPIGFWKGSGLALVLDLLAVALSGGNSTAKISAQSDESNVSQCFICIQQPDLHAALIEEVLTYTRNSTPVNPEVQITYPGERTLKTRVENENLGIPVVAKIWEEVKAM
- the ppnP gene encoding pyrimidine/purine nucleoside phosphorylase, which gives rise to MSADQQIPHNVYFEGKVQSLGLETEQGKATLGVMKKGNYTFSTSGPEVMVVISGTMNVKLDDKGYQQYLPQDKFEVTSGASFDIICDTDVAYLCYYG
- a CDS encoding DUF294 nucleotidyltransferase-like/CBS domain-containing protein, which encodes MIHDELRKRVLLKTGLDHITSRDCEQIANGINQSLNRHISVTTLKRVFGFAKKQHSFSKYTLATLMDYANADELILPDHKPETFAPARPDNIKILSFLAENEPYAEAFNGQECLNPKQLVLEALEILQKQNLEFLPLADRGKCIGMVYGKDLVYFLGCDDQMYGTLYHKFNFDLYTAIAILRRS
- a CDS encoding PorP/SprF family type IX secretion system membrane protein; translated protein: MKRTCKTLVLMAIMAIGTTTSKAQLNPLSAQYYTNQYLINPAFAGAGEGLKLNGAYRKLWSNVPGSPLTQNLTADYGFNKVGIGLSVNNESAGLQRQTRVVGSYAYHLKLSESNHRLHFGVSLGFMSQRLENADIYGNPNDPMVGQYNDRKTYLDGDFGVAYTSDKLNIQASVPNLKSVLKKDVIKLADVATFYTAVSYKIQLSEGPEGIDMEPKVAYRGVKGFDNIWDAGSQFSIAGKQVFLLAMYHSTENATFGLGMDFRKKYLISGTYTTQTSALSGYTNGSFELNLRLNLSK